ACAGCGGTACGTCGAACATCTGGCCCAGCAGTTCGCCCAGCGGCGTCTCCTCGTCCGTCAGGAGTTCGTTCAGTCGGCCGATATCGGCAACGTTCACCGCGGTGTGGCGCAGTTCCATGTAGCCGGTGAACCACCCCGGCGCGAGCAGCGGGTTGACCGAGGTCATCCACGCGACCAGGCCGCCGACGGTCGCCGACGACCACCGCGCCCCTGCCAGCTTGGCGAGGCTGGCGGCGAAGATGCCGTTGACGAGGAACCACGCGCCGAACAGCCGCAGCAGGAAGCCGTTTTGGACGCCCGCCATCGCCAGGAGGATGAAAAAGGCGACGAAGCCGACGGAGACGAGCGCGCCGATAATCTTCATCCACGGGATGCCCCGCTTCTTCGCGACGCCCGTCAGTGACTCCATCGGCGGCAGCGTCTCCGGATTCCGGAGATAGTTCTCGATGCCCTCTCTGTGGCCAGCGCCGACGACGGCGACGACGCGTTTACGTTGGTTTCGGAGCGCGACGAGGTTGTGCGCAAGGTAGGCGTCGCGCTCGTCGATGAGCGCCTCGGCCCCGCCAGGGCTGAAGGCGCGGAACTCCTCCATCATCACCGTCACCACGTCGGTATCCGTGAGTTCCGACATGTCGAGGTCCTCCATCTCCTCGCCGCGGTCCAGCCCCGTTGCGGCCGCGACGAAGCCGGCGAGCAGGCCGACGACGACGCCCCCGGAGATACCGATGGCGAGGCTTCCGAGTATCTGCACCGTCAGACCGTTGAACGTCGACCGAACGAACGGGTCCGCGAGACCGAGCGTCGCGCCGCCGAGCAGGCCGACGGCGAGGCCGCCCGCGATGCCCGCGACGATATCGTCGCCGTCGCCGACGAGAAGGGAGGCGACCCACGAGATAGCAACGCCCGAAACGACGGCCAGGAGT
This genomic stretch from Haloprofundus salilacus harbors:
- a CDS encoding TraB/GumN family protein, translated to MSNRAESAPTEGSVRVVGTAHVSAESVREVEETIDAERPDVVAVELDEGRYRQMQGETPDDIDPSELLQGNTVFQFIAYWMLSYVQAQMGDRFDVKPGADMLAAVETAEELGIDVALVDRDIQTTIQRFWARMGFIEKLRMAGGLAFGVTDARVVGLMLGLLAGVVAGPFIALFGGFLGITDAILVRAGGSALLAVVSGVAISWVASLLVGDGDDIVAGIAGGLAVGLLGGATLGLADPFVRSTFNGLTVQILGSLAIGISGGVVVGLLAGFVAAATGLDRGEEMEDLDMSELTDTDVVTVMMEEFRAFSPGGAEALIDERDAYLAHNLVALRNQRKRVVAVVGAGHREGIENYLRNPETLPPMESLTGVAKKRGIPWMKIIGALVSVGFVAFFILLAMAGVQNGFLLRLFGAWFLVNGIFAASLAKLAGARWSSATVGGLVAWMTSVNPLLAPGWFTGYMELRHTAVNVADIGRLNELLTDEETPLGELLGQMFDVPLFRLIMVVAMTNIGSIVASLLFVTYILPLFGAELGGVDAVTRLMLDGARNSAELIWGVLT